The Glycine soja cultivar W05 chromosome 6, ASM419377v2, whole genome shotgun sequence genome has a window encoding:
- the LOC114416584 gene encoding putative cyclin-D7-1 isoform X1 codes for MVCMDNLLCDEVWLSKSANTFEEVISDPVALKSYENEEFEEVFAVCLEKEVLCLPEPDYTKYLHYNNFIFPSCRVIQWFIKCRSHFNLSFGIVFLTINYLHRFVSICQCNDWEYWMLELLSIACLSIAIKLNEISGLSLHEIQVTNCHYIHHSLFI; via the exons ATGGTATGTATGGATAATTTGCTATGTGATGAGGTGTGGCTTTCAAAGTCTGCAAATACTTTTGAAGAAGTTATTAGTGACCCTGTTGCACTAAAGAGTTATGAAAATGAAGAGTTTGAAGAGGTTTTTGCAGTGTGTCTAGAGAAGGAGGTCTTGTGCTTGCCCGAACCTGACTATACAAAGTACTTACACTACAACAATTTCATTTTTCCTAGCTGTAGAGTTATTCAATGGTTTATCAAG TGTAGAAGCCACTTTAATCTTTCTTTTGGGATAGTTTTCTTGACTATTAATTATCTTCATCGCTTTGTATCCATTTGTCAATGCAAT GATTGGGAATACTGGATGCTTGAATTGCTTTCTATTGCATGCTTATCAATTGCCATAAAGTTGAATGAGATATCAGGACTTTCGTTGCATGAAATTCAGGTGACTAATTGTCATTACATCCATCATTCCTTGTTCATatga
- the LOC114416585 gene encoding protein ENHANCED DISEASE RESISTANCE 2-like, whose protein sequence is MCSGGILFCSSLTPTTHSPWFSAQEDEDEPHPNLLRTTVGNGPPESVFDWTREIDSDLSNQNINNQAFSRKHWRLLQCQDGLRTFEELGEVVKLITLMLLYKRTCCIKFFSLFYLFLQSVEKEESLRKKGHGKKARRCGC, encoded by the exons ATGTGTAGTGGTGGGATTCTATTTTGCTCATCTCTTACACCAACAACACATTCTCCATG GTTCAGTGCTCAGGAGGATGAAGATGAACCTCATCCAAATTTGTTGAGGACCACAGTTGGAAATG GTCCTCCGGAATCAGTTTTTGACTGGACACGGGAAATAGACTCAGATTTGTCAAATCAGAATATCAATAACCAAGCATTCTCAAGAAAGCATTGGCGTCTTTTACAATGTCAAGATG GACTTCGTACTTTTGAAGAACTTGGTGAAGTTGTGAAGTTGATTACCTT GATGTTACTATACAAGAGGACTTGCTGCATAAAGTTCTTTtccttgttttatttattcct ACAGAGTGTTGAAAAGGAAGAGTCATTGAGGAAAAAAGGGCATGGGAAGAAAGCAAGAAGATGTGGGTGCTAG
- the LOC114416584 gene encoding cyclin-D4-1-like isoform X2 has protein sequence MVCMDNLLCDEVWLSKSANTFEEVISDPVALKSYENEEFEEVFAVCLEKEVLCLPEPDYTKYLHYNNFIFPSCRVIQWFIKDWEYWMLELLSIACLSIAIKLNEISGLSLHEIQVTNCHYIHHSLFI, from the exons ATGGTATGTATGGATAATTTGCTATGTGATGAGGTGTGGCTTTCAAAGTCTGCAAATACTTTTGAAGAAGTTATTAGTGACCCTGTTGCACTAAAGAGTTATGAAAATGAAGAGTTTGAAGAGGTTTTTGCAGTGTGTCTAGAGAAGGAGGTCTTGTGCTTGCCCGAACCTGACTATACAAAGTACTTACACTACAACAATTTCATTTTTCCTAGCTGTAGAGTTATTCAATGGTTTATCAAG GATTGGGAATACTGGATGCTTGAATTGCTTTCTATTGCATGCTTATCAATTGCCATAAAGTTGAATGAGATATCAGGACTTTCGTTGCATGAAATTCAGGTGACTAATTGTCATTACATCCATCATTCCTTGTTCATatga